The Drosophila suzukii chromosome 2 unlocalized genomic scaffold, CBGP_Dsuzu_IsoJpt1.0 scf_2c, whole genome shotgun sequence genome segment TGCATGAAGTCGCTAGCATCCTGGTAGTGGCTGATAATGgctccagcacttcaactattctgcgcaTTTGCCACGTTGTGGTATTTCTTCCTGTCGGTCAAGTCCCACaataatgggcaacagcttggattaaGCGTCCTTCTTAAGGCGGTTTTGGcgtttttcttccatttttaatttttaaattccccacCGTTTCTGCatgaacaccgccaaagattaaatttccaATTCTCTGGGcagcggctaacggcgttcatcgaaattcactcgctaaatctggtattttttctcgtatttccttagctcactTGAGTACCCCGCTgtaaaacagacccgacgataGCGTTGGCTGcatatttgcctctcgctcactcctatggttagctcgcggttttcgtcgttGTGAGTACTATGCTTAAGGAATAAAAATCTAAAGTCCCAaatctctatctttgatactTTCCGAGATATTCGCGTTCATATCTAGGATTTTTGGAattttgtgggcggtttgtgggcgtgacaaactttttttgggtcaatcgctaggtattgatgagaacaatacatttcagtaaaaattattattcttgcatcaaaactgtaggagccacagttttgggcggtttgtgggcgttagagtgggcgtggcccgctgctaaaacaaacttgcgctgtgtaagaagctcaggaatctgtgtgccaaatcccaatagcctagctcttatagtttccgagatctcagcgttcatccagACAGACGGTCATGGCTAGTTGTAAGCAGGTCAATAATCGCCGATAACGACTAAAAATCAGTAAAGTATGAAGAGGTCTGTAGATTGTATATGTACTATTTTATAACCGATGAGATCTCtgaaactataaaagatagGAAATGGGATTAAGCATACAGATTCTAGGCTTTCTtacatagcaaaaattatttcaGCCAGGTACCAGGCCCAAACTCACAATTTTGCCGAGATGGCAAGGCGCCACCTAGATACGATATTCGGTCATAGATTCTAGTGAATGGTCGATTTGAACaatttatatgtatttaaaatgGTATTGTTAAACAAAACTGATTTTACCGTTATGTGCGttcgtgggcgtggcaaactttttttttggtcaatcaaTAGGTTTTGATGAAACCAATACATTTATGTTTAATTGTTTACTCTGGCATCAAAACTGTGGACACCAACAGTCGGACAACTTTATCCTATGGCTTCAATGGATATGAAAACAAAAGGAAGGAaattaacttcggcaagctgaagtttatatacccttgtagttatatttattaaatttaattccaaattcttaaaaatacaaaaaatgatattcccaatagtataagataacatgtcaaaaaacaccgaagctattatttgtttcacataatttttccaccaattttccgatcgttcctatggcagctatataataTTGTTCAGTTGTGACGCCGTGCAAACCAAAAGCTCTGTACGGCTGTCATTGTAAGAGGGGCTCTTGGGAGTGATTAAACGACTGAAGTTCCAATATAACAGTTTAGCCTTTAATTCATTAGCTTATAATGTGTACACTTCACTCTTCTtcattaattaactttaacaaaataatgggtcgcaatggacagaaaaataaaagaagacaATGTTGTTCCGGTCGCTGAAGCTTGTAGTTCTCTCTGCCCTTCTCCTTCGTTCGTCGGGTTGCCAGATCTCCTGACCTTCGTCTTCAGTTGGCAGGGCGATCAGCTGTGCATACGAACCAAGTACCGTGGGACTGAACATGCCGCCCGCCAATGCGAAATCCGCGTGATACATGTGTTGTTCAGGATTCTGGATCTGACTTCCCTTGTGCTCGTAGCGGCTAAGACAAAGAGAAAGAGAAATGACATACGGATGCAATTGATTATCAAGGGAGCAATAGCTGGTTCATATTAGCATGAGATCGGCAGGCGACAAAGCTTGGAGATGGAGCGTTTTTGACTGCCTGATTTTGTTTTCAGTGTTACAACTCGAACGAGTGAATCCTCTCCAGGATGGAGACTGGTAATTCTACCGAGCGACCATTGCGATGGAGGCAGTTGATCGTCCTTCATGAGTACTAACtcgttgattttaaaattctccTTTTCCTGACACCATTTTGGGCGAGTTTGAAGATGGGACAGCCAATCTCGGCTCCATTGCGTCCAAAACTGACGGATCAAATTTTGATGAGACAGAAATTGCTCACGGAACGACGAGTTTTGAGGGCGACAATGGGCAGGTGCGAGCAGGGTGTCACCAATTAGAAAATGTGCCGGCGTGAGAGCTTCTAAGTCGTCTGGATCAGCTGTTAGCGGACAAAGTGGCCGAGAGTTTAGGCAAGCTTCAATCCGGATGAGCACCGTTGCGAGTTCCTCATAAGTCTGCTTGTGACTTCCGACAGTCCTCTTCAGGTGATGCTTGACGGACTTGACCCCAGCCTCCCAAAGGCCTCCGAAATTGGGAGAGTATGGCGGAGTGAAATGCCATGTAGGGCACGTAGCGTGGTCGCGATCCGCCTGTTGTGCGCTTGCTAATAACTTATTGGCGCCAACGAAATTTGTTCCGTTGTCGCTATACATATGTTGAACTGGTCCTCGGCGACCAGTAAAACGAGAAAATGCTAGtaggaagtgttccgacgaGAGTCCGGTAACCGCTTCTAGGTGAACTGCCTTCGTAGCCAAGCAGACGAAAATAGCAATGTATCCTTTGTAAGTACTTGTCCCACGACGCCGGTCGCAACGAATGGGCGGTTTGGTGGGTTGACTCTGTGCACCGGCAGGTCGCCCATCAATTGACTTCCGATGCTAGGTGACGCGCGGAAGCACGTGATGCATTTTCGAAGGATTGTTCGGACGGCTTGTCTTCCATTTGGAATCCAGAACTTGTACCTCGTGTGGGCTAAAGTAAGATGAGCGCCGCCGTGCAGGGTAGCTTGATGGGAGTTCTGAATTACCAGCTCTGTAAAGAAATGACGCTGCGGTAAGATGATTGGATGTTTGCGATCGAAAGAAAGGTTGGAATGCTTGAGACGACCGCGAACGCGTAAGATGCCGTCGTCAAGAAAGGGAGTGAGATTTCTTAGGGTGCTCTTCGGAGGCAGAGGATTTTCTGCGAGGATCGCGTGCATGTCGGACTGAAAGGTTTCTGCTTGTACTATTTTCACGACGCAGCGAAGTGCATTGTCCAGTTCCTCTGGCGACAGCTGACTGTAAGATCTGGTTTTCTTCGATTGAGCGTTGTGACAAAAGCGCAGTATGTATGCTATGACTCGAACGAGTTTGGTGTAAGTTGAAAACCGCTCAATGAGACTAATGTCTACTTGGGTGGTGTGCAAACGAATTAGCAAAGATTTTGCTTCTAGGGACTGCTCATCAAACTTTATGTTCGGTACCTCTGTGTCCGGCCACTCACTGGAGTGTTGCCTCAACCATGATGGTCCGTGCCACCAGAGATCAAAGATGGAGATTTCTGATGGGGATAGTCCTCTCGTGGCGCTGTCTGCTGGATTATCTGCCGTGGGAACATGTCTCCATTGGTTTGAATCGCTGTGGTCCAGAATGTAGGCAACGCGATTGGCAACGAACGTTTTCCATCTAGTAACATCTCCTTTGATCCAGTGGAGAACGATAGTGGCGTCCGTCCAGTATGTAACGGAGATTTTAGCGTTTTTCCAACGATTGTTTGCTACTACCCATTTAGTTAGTTTGGTTGCCAGCACAGCGCCGCATAACTCGGTCCTCGGGATCGTGAGGGGTTTCGTTGGAGAGATTTTGGATTTTGCAGTGATGAGAGTGGTATAAAACGATGAATCCGGTTGGGGTATACGCATGTAAACCGCCGCTGCGTAGGCGTGAGTGGACCCGTCGCAGAAAGCGTGCAACTGGATATCATGGCTAAAGTCTGGCATATACCGTACGCTGCGAGGTATTCGGATTTTGCTGATGTCCTCCAGATTGACACGGAactttttccatttgttaGCGATGGAACTGGGTACTGGGTCGTCCCACCCTAAGTGCTTGCGATCGTTCTCGGAATGGAGGTGTGCCATTGTGACTTCCTTTAGAATTAATTTTGCTGAAATGAGAATAGGGGCTATTAGTCCTAAGGGATCGAAAAGTCTGGCAATGCTCGAAAGAATTTCTCTTTTGGTTGAACCCGTGGGAATGCTCGCTTGCAATTTGTAGGTGAAACAGTCTTGGTTAGGTAACCAATGCATTCCTAAGGTTTTGACTGTATCAGAGTTGTCCCAGCTTCGTGACGTTTGATTGCATCGGTTTGATAAAGGAATGCTGTCTAGAAGCGCTATGTCGTTACTAGACCATTTTCTCAATTCCATATTTGCGGATTTTAGAGCGTTCTGGATTTGTAAACTCTTGTTTTGTGCTGCTGAGATAGTGTGATCACCAGAAAGAATATCGTCGACGTAGATTTCGTGCTTTAAGACCTCTTCCGCCAGTGGATAATTTTCGCGTTCATCCTCTGCAAGTTGACGAACGACTCTAATGGCGGTGAATGGTGCAGAAGCGGTACCGAAAGTTACAGTTGACAGGcaatattccttgatgtttcCATCCGCCGCCCGCCATAAAATCCGCTGGTATTGCGTGTCGTCCGGATGTACGTCGATGCAGCGGTACATGCGCTGGATGTCGGCGGTGAAAACATGTCGGTACTGTCTCCAATTCAGTAACACTGCAGGGAGATCATTTTGGAGAGTGGGTCCTACGGACAATACATCGTTTAGAGATCGACCGTTTGAGGTCTTTGCCGATGCGTCGAATACAATGCGCTGTTTGGTGGTGAGACTGTCTTCTTTATAGACAGCGTGATGAGGAAGAACGCAGGATTCAACCTGACAGAATTTTTTGGAGGTACTGACGGTTGATCTCTCACTAGTGACTGCTGGTGTGATTTGTCccaattcaaaatattcttCGATTCCCTCCTTGTAGCGAATCC includes the following:
- the LOC139354527 gene encoding uncharacterized protein isoform X1; translated protein: MSDHEADDPALAGFITLQKERLQSLTRLQQNYKKDAASRKTESYYMKRLQQIESLNAAFETTHQVIICTEGYVKTDYHAKKTAVSFEDLYMETYCLVAEGQRIKFPVTPSSASAPTAVSTVADARVHMPQLPVPKFSGNCVDWPGYYDAFTRLIHQNERLDNIQRFHFLKESLPAGRDCDIRQIPLTAANYTVAWDTLIQRYNNPRVVFSNHMNMLYQLPSLSKEKPDDIRSMISAVNVCAAACNTINASLQNGDHWLAHYLTAKLPKETHSAWEHHLGSQTHIPSYKDLEQFLNNRLITLDAIENRNCSGTNKSGSPLDHHPTKRISVHNTHAQPSPPVLRCPHCNGNHILRRCQQFLSLDCYQRKEVVSKSNLCLNCLSKSHMLARCSSVKNCYHCGQRHHSLLHPAAAPSITQAPQPYSPTVSSSQPHTASIMNNDTSPVSPLANPNLQCYSSTASHATRQNILLATARIIVCHPQSGAQATITALIDQGSEATIISEHTVQALQLPRCRIRASIAGVGQTTGQRCNFTASCCIRTSLNPTFNLDVDSAYVMNSLTSHLPNQSFSPQNWKHINGLQLSDPLYYRSKRIDLIIGADLMAGLILPGTRIGNPYEPIAQNSHLGWMILGKFQESIHTLNIRCHQTTLDTESLLKNFCEIESVPSRSLQSDEERWCESFFKETHTRQPNGSFMVRLPFKWHFDSTMALGKSHQVALNRFLQLERRYERDPEKWIRYKEGIEEYFELGQITPAVTSERSTVSTSKKFCQVESCVLPHHAVYKEDSLTTKQRIVFDASAKTSNGRSLNDVLSVGPTLQNDLPAVLLNWRQYRHVFTADIQRMYRCIDVHPDDTQYQRILWRAADGNIKEYCLSTVTFGTASAPFTAIRVVRQLAEDERENYPLAEEVLKHEIYVDDILSGDHTISAAQNKSLQIQNALKSANMELRKWSSNDIALLDSIPLSNRCNQTSRSWDNSDTVKTLGMHWLPNQDCFTYKLQASIPTGSTKREILSSIARLFDPLGLIAPILISAKLILKEVTMAHLHSENDRKHLGWDDPVPSSIANKWKKFRVNLEDISKIRIPRSVRYMPDFSHDIQLHAFCDGSTHAYAAAVYMRIPQPDSSFYTTLITAKSKISPTKPLTIPRTELCGAVLATKLTKWVVANNRWKNAKISVTYWTDATIVLHWIKGDVTRWKTFVANRVAYILDHSDSNQWRHVPTADNPADSATRGLSPSEISIFDLWWHGPSWLRQHSSEWPDTEVPNIKFDEQSLEAKSLLIRLHTTQVDISLIERFSTYTKLVRVIAYILRFCHNAQSKKTRSYSQLSPEELDNALRCVVKIVQAETFQSDMHAILAENPLPPKSTLRNLTPFLDDGILRVRGRLKHSNLSFDRKHPIILPQRHFFTELVIQNSHQATLHGGAHLTLAHTRYKFWIPNGRQAVRTILRKCITCFRASPSIGSQLMGDLPVHRVNPPNRPFVATGVVGQVLTKDTLLFSSAWLRRQFT